CTGATAGCTCGAGGCCAGCAGCGGCAGCGCGGCCATGATCATGCCACTAATTCCGGCCGGCAGGAAGCCCAGCTTCCAGATCAGCAGCACCGGCGCGAACACATACGTCAGGTAATCGACGATATCGTCGAGGCGCGCGCCATCGAACCATGGCAGCATCTCGCGCACCCGAAAGCGGCGCGCGAGCGAGCCGTCGGTGCCGTCTACAATCAGCGTGATCAGGCTGATCCAGAGCGCTTGCACAGCATTGCCCTGAATTGCTGCAAGCACCATCAAGAACGCAAGCACAGCCCCACTGGCAGTGTAGAGATGCACAGCTGCGGCGCTAAATTGGGACCATCGAGACGTACTTCGCTGGATCATGGTACTCCTTCGGCGGCAGGCGCGTGCCGGCACGTACTAGCCTATCGTCGTAACATTAATAGATAGTTTACATCCACAGCGGTTCGCCGTCAATGTGGAAGATCCGGGCACAACGGCAGCCGTGGCGCGCGCTGCAGGTTGCAGGGGGTGCCTGGGGTGCCGCTTGCACCTGGCCGGGCCACACGCAAATCGCCAGGCATACGCAATCGGCGTTTGCCTGGCGGTGGCAGAATCTACCTGCGGCGCGGGCAACCACGCAGTGGGGCAGAGCGCGATCAGGGTACCTGCTGCTCGATCGCCGGGTCGATCGTCAGCAGCGTCTTGCTGACCCAGCCAGTGATCGTCTGGCCGCTGCGCGTGTAGCTGATCTTGAACCAGCTGCCATCATCGCTCTTCTCGAGCAGCTGGACGATCTGGCCGGCCTGGAGCTGATCGACCGGCCGGCCGCTGACCGGCGCCTCGCGCACGTTGCCACCGTTGAACACGCTGGCGGTGAGCTGGGGCGCCGCCGGCTGGGCCACCGCCGTAGCGGTGCGGGCGGCCACCAGCGTAGCGGTTGCGTCGAGCTGGGCCTGGGCAGCGGCGGTGCGCTCGGGGATGGCCGTGGCAGCCGCCGATGTGGCGGTTGCCAGCGCCTGGGCTATGCGCTGCTCGCGCAGGTTGCGCGCAAACAGCACGCCAACCGCCAGCAGCACGATCACGATCAGGGTGATGAACAGATTGAGCAGCACACGCAGCGGGCCACCGCGGCGCGGCGCATTCGGTGTAAACAGGCGATCCCAGTCGTCGGGGCGAATTTTGCTTGACACGCAGCGCTCCCAGCGGCAGAAATATAGCACGTTCCATGCCACAGTATAGCATACCAGCGGTGTAACACCATATCCGAGCAAGTATACTATGGTCCTTAATTGTGGCGGACGCCCGCGCTATCGCTATTATAGGCCTGCCTGGCCGCAGGGCCGCGCAGACCGTACCTGTTCAGACGTACGGGGTTGGGGCGCGGACGAGCGCGGACGAACGCAGACAGCGTACGCTCCGTCGGCGTTTGTCTGCGTCCCTGTACCCCAACAGTGAACACCTTCCCGCAGACCCCAGATTTGCGCATCCCGACGCTGTATGGTACACTTCGCAGCTCGGAGCGACCGGGCAATGCCCCTAGCTAACAGCGAAGGTATTTGCAAACTCAAGGAGCGTAACGTTCATGGCCGACCGTATCAAATTAGATCTCGACACTCGCGAGCTGCTCGGCAAGAAGGTCAACCGGCTGCGCCGGGCCGGCATCCTGCCAGCCACGGTGTATGGCAAAGGGGTGGGGCCGTTCGCCGTTCAGCTGAACGCGCGTATGTTCAGCGACATATACCGTCGCGCCGGGCGCACTGGCCTGATCGACCTGGCCATCCCCGGCCAGGCCGGCGTGTCGGCATTCATCCATAGCCTGCAGCGCCACCCGGTCACCCGCGCGATCACACACGTCGATTTTCTGGCCGTCGACCTGAAAATCGAGGTGACGGTCGATGTGCCGGTGCATATCGTCGGCGAGTCCGATCTGGTGCGCCGCGGCGATGCGCTGCTCAATCAGGTGCTTACGACCCTGCAGGTGCGCGCGCTGCCCACCGATATCCCCTCGTCGATCGAGGTTGATGTGAGTGTGCTCGATAGCCTAGACAAGAGCATCCACGTGGGCGACCTGGCGCTGCCGACCAAGGGCGAGATTACCACCCCCGCCGACGAGCTGGTGGTGAGCCTGACACAGTCACGCGCGGCCGAGGAGGCCGAGCCAACCGACGAGGCTGCGGCCGCCGAGCCCGAGCTGGTGCGCGAGACGCGCGAGGGCGAGGGAGCGGGCGACGAGGAGTAACTTGCCTGCGCCTACCCGCACGACAGCCCCCGCCACATGGTGGGGGCTGTGGTTTGCCGGCCGGTACGCCGGGCATACGAAAGCCCCCGCCAATGGCGAGGGCCTCCGGTACCTTGGGTGGGGCATCACCGAGGCCGACTAGAGAGCCGTACCCCCGGTGATGCCCTTACGCTCATTACTCATGGGCATCACCTCCTTTGCGCCTAAACGGCATATCAGGATGTTGCAGGTACTATACCTGAAACGATCTGAGATGTCAAGACCCGTGTTCGCATCTGGTAGCGCTATGGTACACCAAGCTCGAAACAGGCACATCCGCATTCTCGGCGTCGCAATCGACGATCTGACCGAGGCCGAGGCGCTCGATCGGGTGGCCGAACTGATCGCCGCCGGCGGGCCACACCACGTTGTCACGGTCAACCCCGAATTTGTGATGGAGGCCCGGCGCAACCCCGCGTTTCGCCGCGTGCTGGCGGCCGCCGACATGGCCACGCCCGACGGCTTCGGGCTGATGCTGGCGGCCCGCTGGCGTGGCACACCACTGCGCGGCCGGGTCACCGGGGTGGCCCTCAGCGAGGGGATTGCGGCCCGCGCCGCGCAGCAGGGCTGGTCGCTGTTTTTGCTCGGTGCGGCGCCCGGCGTGGCCGAGCGTGCCGCCGAGGCGCTGCAGCGTGCCAACCCCGGCCTGCGCATCGCCGGGTGCTACGCCGGGTCGCCGCGCACCCCCGACGAGCCAGGCGTGCGCGCGCAGGTCGCTGCCGCCCGGCCCGATGTGCTGCTGGTGGCATATGGGCACCCGGCCCAGGATCTGTGGATCGCCCGCAACCAGCCGCTGCTCGGTGTGCCGGTGGCGATCGGTGTGGGCGGCACGCTCGATTACCTGGCCGGCACGGTGCCGCGCGCGCCGGCGTGGCTGCGCCGGATCGGGCTCGAGTGGCTGTATCGGCTGGCGCGCCAGCCATGGCGCTGGCGCCGGATCGTGGTGGCCGTGCCGCTGTTTCTGTGGGCAGTGCTGCGCGAGCCGGCACGCTAACCAGGCCGCCCAATATCAGGTAATTCTCACCTGTCTTTCATCTAGATCGTGGAACAATTGCCGCGTGCCCGACGTTTCAGTATATAGAGGCGACGGATACGCGCGGCACGTACCGGCGCTGGCTATATCAGGCCCTACCGATATCACCCCCGCCGCACTCCTACCCGCCTCCCGGCGGCCTACCGGCCGCCGTTGCCACTCGTTCGCCCGGCTGTGCAAGCGCAGCCGGGCGAATATTTTGCCCAGCCGGCCCGGTTGCGCTAACAGCGGCAAAATCACGCCATTCTTAACCTGGATATGCTATTAGGGCGATGTGCTAGTTAAAAATCATCCAATTACGCACGGATGTTCGGAAATGCGAGTGCCTTAATGCGCAACCATTCCGGGTTGCCAAGCAACCGATTGAGATAGAGACACAACGTATGGGCGGTCAACTTGGTGGACAAGCGCGCACACAGCCCCCAAAAGCTCTGTGCGTGATTGGTCTCAATCTGGAATTGCTCGGTCAGTTGATCATTCACCGTCTCAATAATCTGGCGGACTTGATTGATCAGCCGCCGCACCTCCGGCGGGAGTTGGTCGTGCTGATTGGCCCGTGGCAATGTCAGCAAGCAGATCCGGTACTGCTCCCACAACTGTGCGGCCAATTCGGCACTGATGTAGCCTTTATCGCCAATCACCGTCAACCCTGGATGGGAGGGCAACATGTCGCGGGCAGCATCGCGGTCATCGGCATTGGCACTGGTCAGTTCGAAGTCCACGATCGCGCCGCCAAGCGTAATCAGCAGGTGCAACCGATAGCCATAAATGGTCTGCTTTTTCGTGGCACACCGCCCAAACGCGGCACCGTGGGCATCCCAGTCGCCCGTCGAAGCCGGCACCAGATGGAACTGCACCACCGGCACGGGCAAGCTGTCAATGACGCATTGCCCGTCCTGCGCCACATCCAGCACCCGCAGCACCATGCGGCGCAGGTGATCGATCGCCCCCATCAAATTGCGACGGCGCCGATTGAAGCGTGTTCGCTCAGGAATGACGGGGAACAGATGCCGATAATTTTGCCACTCGCCAATCAGATTGGTCTCCTTATCCCATTCCCGGCACTCGCCGACAATCGCCATAGTCAGCAGTTCACTATCCGAACAATCACTTACCGGACCGGGTCGGCGGTACAAGGGGCCGATCACCTGCCAGATGTCGTCAATCAGCACGAACATCCAGGTGCAGAAGTCATCAAAATCGGTTATCATCGCAGTTCTCCAGGGCTAAAGGTTGATCGTCAGACCGTCAATCTTTAGCACCTGGAGACCAATATGTCAAGTTATCTAACTAGCACATCGCCCTATTATTATTGGCACAGCGCTGATACCAAGAGCGAGCCACTCATTCCGCATCGCGATACAGCGCGCCTAGCAGCACGCGTGGCCAAAGAAAGAAGAGCGCTGATGAGCCAGCCTGCGCGTATGCCGTACCTTCTGCCGGCCAGCCCGGCACCCTTATTCGGCCGCGAGCGCGAGCGCGCCCGCATACTCGAGCTACTCCAACAGCCCAATTGCCGGATCGTGTCGCTGCTCGGGCCGGGTGGAGTCGGCAAGACCCGGCTCGCACTCGAGTGCGCGCATATACTCATGGCTGATCCACAGCCGCGCTTCGTCGATGGCGTCGTGCTGGTGTCGCTGGCCGAGCTCACACCCGGCGAGTTGCTGGCCGAGCGGCTGGCGACCACGATCGCCGGGGCGCTTGGGCTGGCCTTCGCCGGCGCCGAGGCGCCGACCGAGCAGCTGTACCGCTACCTGAGCGGGCGCTCGCTGCTGCTGCTGCTCGATAATGTCGAGCACCTAGCCGGGGCCGCACCACTGCTGGGGACACTGCTCCAGGCCGCGCCTGCAGTCGTGCTGCTGACGACCAGCCGCGAACCACTACGGCTGCGCGGCGAATGGTGTGTTGCGCTCGAAGGGCTGGAGCTACCGCCCGAGCCGCGCCCGGCCACCGGGGCCGCGCCAAGCCTATCGATCGACGAGCTGGCGCAGTCGAGCGCCATCCAGCTGTTCGTGCAGCGCGCGCGCATGGTCGACCCTACGTTCACGCTCACACCCGCGCATGCGCCGGCCGTGCTGCGGATCTGCCGGATCGTCGATGGGTTGCCGCTTGGGATCGAGCTGGCCTGCGCCTGGCTGCGCGCGCTCACCTGCGACGAGCTGGCGGCCGAGCTGGCGCGCGACCTCGACGTGCTGGCCAGCGACGCGCCCGACCTGGAGCCACGCCAGCGCAGCCTGCGCAGGCTGTTCGATTCGTCGTGGCGGCTACTGACGGGCGACGAGCAGCGTGCGCTGCGGCGGCTGGCCCTGTTTCACGGCAGCTTCACGCGCGAGGCAGCCGCAGAGGTAGCCGAGATCAGCCTGCCCATGCTGGCAACCCTGGTCGACAAATCGCTGGTACACCGGGGTAGCGCTGCCGATGGCGGCGCACCA
The sequence above is drawn from the Candidatus Kouleothrix ribensis genome and encodes:
- a CDS encoding CDP-diacylglycerol O-phosphatidyltransferase, with the protein product MIQRSTSRWSQFSAAAVHLYTASGAVLAFLMVLAAIQGNAVQALWISLITLIVDGTDGSLARRFRVREMLPWFDGARLDDIVDYLTYVFAPVLLIWKLGFLPAGISGMIMAALPLLASSYQFCRVDAKTDDHFFLGFPSYWNVIAFYAIVLNLTPQTVGIVLIFWSIMVFVPIRYLYPTRTAAFRTVTLTLSGLWLVSFAVILAQMPSPNPLLVNFSLLYMAYYVALSLYMTYRTMRGKKA
- a CDS encoding SH3 domain-containing protein, producing MSSKIRPDDWDRLFTPNAPRRGGPLRVLLNLFITLIVIVLLAVGVLFARNLREQRIAQALATATSAAATAIPERTAAAQAQLDATATLVAARTATAVAQPAAPQLTASVFNGGNVREAPVSGRPVDQLQAGQIVQLLEKSDDGSWFKISYTRSGQTITGWVSKTLLTIDPAIEQQVP
- a CDS encoding 50S ribosomal protein L25, whose product is MADRIKLDLDTRELLGKKVNRLRRAGILPATVYGKGVGPFAVQLNARMFSDIYRRAGRTGLIDLAIPGQAGVSAFIHSLQRHPVTRAITHVDFLAVDLKIEVTVDVPVHIVGESDLVRRGDALLNQVLTTLQVRALPTDIPSSIEVDVSVLDSLDKSIHVGDLALPTKGEITTPADELVVSLTQSRAAEEAEPTDEAAAAEPELVRETREGEGAGDEE
- a CDS encoding WecB/TagA/CpsF family glycosyltransferase produces the protein MVHQARNRHIRILGVAIDDLTEAEALDRVAELIAAGGPHHVVTVNPEFVMEARRNPAFRRVLAAADMATPDGFGLMLAARWRGTPLRGRVTGVALSEGIAARAAQQGWSLFLLGAAPGVAERAAEALQRANPGLRIAGCYAGSPRTPDEPGVRAQVAAARPDVLLVAYGHPAQDLWIARNQPLLGVPVAIGVGGTLDYLAGTVPRAPAWLRRIGLEWLYRLARQPWRWRRIVVAVPLFLWAVLREPAR
- a CDS encoding IS982 family transposase; its protein translation is MITDFDDFCTWMFVLIDDIWQVIGPLYRRPGPVSDCSDSELLTMAIVGECREWDKETNLIGEWQNYRHLFPVIPERTRFNRRRRNLMGAIDHLRRMVLRVLDVAQDGQCVIDSLPVPVVQFHLVPASTGDWDAHGAAFGRCATKKQTIYGYRLHLLITLGGAIVDFELTSANADDRDAARDMLPSHPGLTVIGDKGYISAELAAQLWEQYRICLLTLPRANQHDQLPPEVRRLINQVRQIIETVNDQLTEQFQIETNHAQSFWGLCARLSTKLTAHTLCLYLNRLLGNPEWLRIKALAFPNIRA